A genomic segment from Leptolyngbya boryana PCC 6306 encodes:
- a CDS encoding WecB/TagA/CpsF family glycosyltransferase, whose translation MIELLEKLRLGGTVFTPNVDHLMKLQHDYEFYRAYQGADFKVCDSRVLVYASYFLGTPVQEKISGSDLFPAFYTYYQNDPSVKIFLLGAAPGIAEVARTRINDKVGRNMVVAAHSPSFGFERNEAECQAIIDLINRSGATVLAIGVGAPKQELWLTNYKDQLPNVKTFLAIGATIDFEAGTIQRSPRWMSDVGLEWLFRILCEPKRLWKRYLVHDLPFFWLILQQRFRNYQNPWASEPTTASHKKSRSLMKTI comes from the coding sequence ATGATTGAGCTACTCGAAAAGCTGCGGCTTGGCGGGACAGTCTTTACACCCAATGTGGATCATCTCATGAAGTTACAGCATGACTATGAATTCTACCGTGCCTATCAAGGGGCGGATTTCAAAGTCTGTGATAGTCGTGTGTTAGTATATGCCTCCTATTTTTTAGGAACCCCGGTGCAAGAAAAAATCTCTGGCTCTGATCTGTTTCCAGCTTTCTACACGTACTATCAAAACGACCCCAGCGTCAAAATTTTCCTTCTTGGGGCTGCTCCTGGCATTGCAGAGGTTGCCCGAACTCGAATTAACGACAAGGTTGGTCGCAACATGGTTGTTGCGGCTCATTCTCCTTCTTTCGGTTTCGAGCGAAACGAAGCAGAGTGCCAAGCCATCATTGACCTGATCAATCGTTCTGGCGCAACCGTGTTAGCGATCGGGGTTGGCGCACCGAAACAGGAACTCTGGCTCACAAACTATAAAGATCAGCTTCCGAATGTCAAAACCTTTCTCGCGATTGGGGCGACGATCGATTTTGAAGCTGGCACAATCCAGCGTTCTCCTCGCTGGATGAGTGATGTAGGACTGGAATGGTTGTTCCGGATTCTGTGTGAACCGAAGCGACTTTGGAAACGGTATCTCGTTCACGACCTGCCGTTCTTCTGGCTGATTCTTCAGCAGCGCTTTCGCAATTATCAAAACCCCTGGGCATCCGAACCGACCACTGCATCGCATAAAAAATCACGATCATTAATGAAAACAATCTAG
- a CDS encoding glycosyltransferase family 4 protein produces the protein MTKIAYLVNQYPKVSHSFIRREIHGVEASGISVGRYAIRSCHAELVDDEDQKELALTRTVLESGGFTLLKSLAAAIVTRPHQVLQALKLAVKFGRRSDRGVLRHLIYLAEACVLNDWFQADGIQHIHAHFGTNSTTVAMLCTALGGPTYSFTIHGPEEFDMIQSLSIVEKVQRSSFVATVSSFSRSQLYRWCDQSQWDKIKVVHCGVDRSFFTDATPMPSEPRIVCVGRLCEAKGQLLLVEAIKPIVAAGIAIKLVLVGDGPLRPQIEALIAEGNLQDHVEITGWASGETVREHILASRALVLPSFAEGLPVALMEALALHRPVISTYIAGIPELVIPNDCGWLVPAGSIAELTSAIKTAIELPAEVLAQMGQTGAARVLEQHDVAIEAQKLANLFKDMTAKPAVERGLTETRDLIVPLVQSSQ, from the coding sequence ATGACTAAAATTGCATATCTGGTGAATCAGTATCCGAAAGTCAGTCACAGTTTCATTCGGCGTGAGATTCACGGAGTCGAAGCTAGCGGTATTTCGGTCGGTCGGTATGCCATCCGCTCCTGTCATGCAGAACTCGTAGATGACGAAGATCAAAAAGAACTGGCGCTCACCCGCACAGTTTTAGAGAGCGGTGGATTTACATTATTGAAGAGTCTGGCAGCCGCAATCGTCACTCGTCCTCATCAAGTTCTCCAGGCACTTAAGCTCGCTGTAAAATTTGGGCGACGCTCCGATCGCGGAGTCTTACGCCATTTGATTTATTTGGCTGAAGCTTGTGTTCTAAACGACTGGTTTCAAGCAGACGGTATTCAGCATATCCATGCCCATTTCGGCACGAATTCAACGACCGTTGCGATGCTGTGCACTGCCCTAGGTGGTCCAACCTACAGCTTCACAATCCACGGACCTGAAGAATTCGACATGATTCAGTCTTTATCGATCGTCGAAAAGGTTCAGCGTTCCTCTTTCGTCGCAACGGTGAGTTCATTTAGCAGAAGCCAGCTTTATCGCTGGTGCGATCAATCGCAATGGGACAAGATTAAAGTTGTGCATTGTGGAGTCGATCGTTCTTTCTTCACAGACGCCACTCCTATGCCTTCAGAACCCAGAATCGTCTGTGTCGGACGACTCTGTGAAGCGAAAGGGCAACTGCTTTTAGTTGAAGCGATTAAGCCGATCGTGGCTGCAGGCATTGCAATTAAGCTAGTGCTTGTAGGAGATGGTCCCTTACGTCCTCAAATTGAAGCTTTGATCGCTGAAGGAAACCTTCAAGATCACGTCGAAATTACAGGCTGGGCAAGTGGCGAAACAGTGCGCGAACACATTCTCGCTTCGCGTGCTTTAGTTCTTCCGAGTTTTGCAGAAGGGCTACCTGTTGCCTTAATGGAAGCACTCGCCTTACACAGACCTGTGATTAGTACCTATATCGCAGGCATTCCTGAATTGGTCATCCCGAATGATTGCGGTTGGCTAGTTCCTGCAGGCTCTATCGCAGAACTCACCTCTGCAATTAAAACTGCGATCGAACTTCCTGCCGAAGTCCTAGCTCAAATGGGGCAAACTGGAGCAGCACGAGTACTGGAGCAGCACGATGTGGCGATCGAGGCGCAGAAGCTTGCCAATCTCTTTAAAGATATGACTGCAAAGCCTGCTGTAGAAAGGGGTTTGACTGAAACCCGTGATCTGATTGTTCCACTTGTGCAATCTTCTCAATAG
- a CDS encoding glycosyltransferase family 2 protein, whose translation MLSACFLGVAALFLGLSCWTFLETLAAVFARRIEPAYPSSSSARVAILVPAHNEEIEIAETLQTLTAQKRPQDQLIVIADNCTDRTAEIARSMGVTVLERHDTLRRGKGYALDYGTTHLAADPPDVVIVVDADCQVQPGTIEQLVDTVMATGRPVQATYLLQKPPQATAKHSVAAFAFTLKNLVRPLGLTHLGLPCLLTGTGMAFPWAAIQAVSLASGHIVEDMKVSVDLTIAGFAPLYCPEARVTGVLPQNSRAGESQRTRWEHGHLQAITTFVPVLIKSAIQRRNLDALGVALELSVPPLSLYVMSWLAISAITLFWGWISGHWFPGMIAIAAGACLAGTVFGAWAKFGRDDLSLRDLITVPMYILWKIPVYLKFLVRPQKTWVRTERDVRSASE comes from the coding sequence ATGCTGAGTGCCTGTTTTTTGGGAGTTGCAGCTCTTTTCTTGGGGCTGAGCTGCTGGACATTTTTAGAAACTCTGGCTGCTGTGTTCGCACGGCGAATCGAGCCAGCTTATCCGTCGTCTTCATCTGCGCGGGTGGCGATCTTAGTCCCTGCTCACAACGAAGAAATTGAAATTGCAGAGACGCTGCAAACCTTAACAGCACAAAAGCGACCTCAAGATCAGCTGATTGTTATTGCAGATAACTGCACGGATCGAACTGCCGAAATTGCTCGATCGATGGGTGTGACTGTACTAGAGCGCCATGACACACTCCGGCGTGGCAAAGGATATGCTTTGGACTATGGCACAACGCATCTAGCTGCAGATCCACCTGATGTCGTGATTGTAGTGGATGCAGACTGTCAGGTGCAGCCAGGCACGATCGAACAATTAGTCGATACAGTGATGGCAACGGGCAGACCGGTTCAGGCGACCTATTTACTCCAGAAACCGCCTCAAGCGACGGCTAAACACTCTGTTGCCGCATTTGCTTTCACGCTCAAAAATCTGGTGCGACCGCTCGGATTAACTCATCTTGGGCTGCCGTGTTTATTAACGGGGACAGGGATGGCGTTTCCTTGGGCAGCGATTCAAGCCGTGAGTTTAGCGAGCGGTCATATCGTTGAAGATATGAAGGTCAGTGTGGATTTAACGATCGCTGGATTTGCCCCCCTTTATTGTCCAGAGGCACGAGTAACGGGGGTGCTGCCGCAGAATAGCCGTGCGGGTGAAAGTCAACGCACCCGATGGGAGCATGGACATTTGCAAGCGATCACCACCTTTGTTCCAGTCTTAATCAAGAGTGCAATTCAGCGAAGAAATTTGGATGCGCTAGGAGTTGCTCTAGAGCTGAGTGTCCCGCCCTTATCGCTGTATGTCATGAGCTGGTTGGCAATCAGTGCCATTACGCTGTTTTGGGGTTGGATAAGTGGGCATTGGTTCCCTGGAATGATTGCGATCGCGGCTGGAGCTTGTCTTGCAGGGACAGTTTTTGGAGCTTGGGCGAAGTTTGGGCGCGACGATTTATCGCTGCGCGACCTGATCACAGTTCCAATGTACATATTGTGGAAGATTCCGGTGTATCTGAAGTTTTTAGTGCGCCCGCAGAAAACTTGGGTGCGCACAGAGCGGGATGTGCGCTCGGCTTCAGAGTAG
- a CDS encoding alpha/beta hydrolase: protein MKRFVSLKTLGHSFMWGAALALSAVAPSFAAERLNLRFGPFEQSIEVADLEQFAQSGKVSTSLQLYTAILTPEFRKALTSRLELDPNLGTRIVEDLLKSPSGQQVLNSIRQAAPELSLETLQAGFWLAARQANQLDAIGVIKAIPQDTVTIDVTQALGIASQLNFSYWKTQGIQSLLTNSLPAGNPGFRAELDPSAPGNQPVREQFFSFFDDQRNRQLPVDLYWSSTNPQAPLIVIAPGFEANRKFLTYLARHLASHGFTVAAIEHPFVTRGGALPALNPDRLVPGTEFIDRPKDVSFLLDRFAELNQQPGELQGKLNTQKVSMIGHSLGGYEALALAGAELRIDELRDFCRESGLLERVPADWLQCAAAELPQNRISVRDPRIVQAIALNPAIGQIFGKEGLKSVATPTMILTSTDDRLAPAFTQQLQPFLQLPTPKYLLTAIGTTHLSVSDPGNFSGAVAQGTLVKERRGKEVEPLRRLLQGVTLAFVQQATPAAKTYQPFLTPDYARSLSKPELPMRLNTELPENITRWLSLASVF from the coding sequence GTGAAGCGATTCGTCTCCCTGAAAACACTCGGTCATAGTTTTATGTGGGGTGCAGCCCTAGCTCTGTCAGCTGTTGCTCCTAGTTTCGCTGCTGAACGTTTAAATTTGCGATTTGGACCGTTTGAGCAATCGATTGAGGTTGCGGATTTAGAACAGTTTGCTCAAAGTGGAAAAGTCTCTACATCGCTTCAGCTCTATACTGCAATTCTGACTCCTGAATTTCGCAAAGCTTTAACGAGTCGATTAGAGCTTGATCCCAACTTGGGCACGCGGATTGTTGAAGACTTGTTAAAGTCTCCATCGGGGCAGCAGGTTTTAAATTCGATCCGACAAGCTGCTCCAGAATTAAGTTTAGAAACGCTGCAAGCGGGGTTTTGGTTAGCAGCTCGGCAGGCAAATCAACTCGATGCAATTGGGGTGATCAAAGCGATTCCACAAGATACGGTGACGATCGATGTCACCCAAGCGCTAGGCATCGCGTCTCAGTTGAATTTTTCCTACTGGAAAACTCAAGGGATTCAATCGCTATTAACGAATAGTTTGCCAGCGGGCAATCCAGGATTTCGCGCTGAACTTGATCCATCTGCGCCCGGAAATCAGCCGGTTCGAGAACAGTTTTTTTCATTCTTCGATGATCAACGGAATCGCCAATTGCCTGTGGATTTGTATTGGAGTTCGACCAATCCTCAAGCGCCTTTGATTGTGATTGCGCCAGGGTTTGAGGCAAATCGGAAGTTTTTAACATATCTGGCTCGACATTTGGCATCGCATGGATTTACAGTCGCCGCGATCGAGCATCCGTTTGTCACGCGTGGTGGAGCACTGCCCGCTTTGAATCCTGATCGCTTAGTGCCTGGAACTGAGTTTATTGATCGCCCCAAAGACGTGAGTTTTTTGCTCGATCGCTTTGCGGAATTGAATCAACAACCGGGCGAACTACAAGGAAAACTCAATACTCAAAAAGTTTCAATGATTGGGCATTCGTTGGGGGGGTATGAAGCGTTGGCGCTGGCTGGGGCTGAGTTGCGGATTGATGAATTACGCGATTTCTGTCGAGAAAGTGGTCTATTAGAGCGGGTTCCAGCGGATTGGCTGCAATGTGCAGCGGCTGAACTTCCCCAAAACCGAATTAGTGTTCGAGATCCAAGAATTGTGCAAGCGATCGCGCTCAACCCGGCGATCGGGCAAATTTTTGGTAAGGAAGGTCTAAAATCTGTAGCTACGCCAACGATGATCTTGACCAGTACCGACGATCGGTTAGCTCCAGCATTTACGCAGCAGCTTCAACCCTTTTTGCAATTACCGACTCCGAAGTATTTATTAACGGCAATTGGGACAACCCATCTCAGTGTGAGCGATCCCGGCAATTTCAGTGGAGCCGTGGCGCAAGGAACGTTAGTCAAAGAGCGCAGGGGCAAGGAAGTTGAACCATTGCGGCGATTGTTGCAAGGGGTCACTTTGGCATTTGTGCAACAAGCGACTCCTGCTGCCAAAACCTATCAGCCGTTCTTAACCCCGGATTATGCGCGATCGCTATCGAAGCCAGAGTTACCCATGCGGTTGAATACTGAACTGCCTGAAAATATTACGCGTTGGCTGAGTTTGGCGTCGGTTTTTTGA
- a CDS encoding serine O-acetyltransferase, translating into MTHPTLRQEPQSMSNAPDSLTLWQQIVEDWNAHGRDWTKPGFRAVAVYRFGVWRMQIQPLALRAPLSVLYRMLFRKVRNHYGIELPYSAKLGRRVVIEHQSAIVIHGNCEIGDDCIIRQGCTLGNRYLDRAYEAPKLGNRVNVGAGAKILGKVVIGDDACIGANAVVLKDIGAGETAIGIPAKILKPKAVPVGTSDDVLNLEAAMAAPAAPITK; encoded by the coding sequence ATGACTCACCCTACCCTTAGACAAGAGCCTCAATCCATGAGCAATGCACCCGACTCCCTAACCTTGTGGCAACAGATTGTCGAAGACTGGAATGCCCATGGGCGTGACTGGACAAAACCCGGATTTCGAGCCGTTGCCGTTTACCGTTTCGGGGTTTGGAGAATGCAAATTCAGCCTCTTGCCTTGCGTGCTCCGCTGAGTGTGCTCTACCGTATGCTCTTTCGCAAAGTTCGCAACCATTACGGCATTGAGTTACCTTATAGTGCCAAGCTAGGGCGAAGAGTGGTGATCGAGCATCAAAGTGCGATCGTCATTCATGGAAATTGTGAAATTGGAGATGACTGCATTATTCGCCAAGGCTGTACCTTAGGCAATCGTTATCTGGATCGCGCCTACGAAGCCCCGAAGCTGGGAAATCGGGTAAATGTCGGAGCAGGGGCGAAGATTTTAGGAAAGGTTGTGATTGGAGATGATGCTTGTATTGGAGCCAATGCAGTAGTTCTCAAAGATATTGGAGCTGGAGAAACTGCCATTGGGATTCCTGCCAAAATTCTTAAGCCAAAAGCTGTTCCCGTAGGGACATCTGATGATGTGTTGAACCTAGAAGCAGCAATGGCTGCTCCTGCTGCTCCCATTACTAAATAA
- a CDS encoding DedA family protein, whose amino-acid sequence MSSALAVWITSTMQSLGYIGIGFLMFMENLFPPIPSELIMPLAGFTVSKGDMDFQYAVLAGVVGTILGTLLWYYGGLLIGEKRIRELADRYGKWIGVTGQDIDKVNRWFYKHGTKAVLFGRLVPGIRTLISLPAGLSGMRLMPFLVYSTIGTTIWTAALTYVGYVLGDQYELVDEYLAPVSKIVLGILVIAFVVWLIRHRKASQ is encoded by the coding sequence ATGAGTTCAGCTTTAGCTGTATGGATTACCAGTACAATGCAGTCGCTGGGATACATCGGAATCGGATTTCTCATGTTCATGGAAAATCTATTCCCACCGATTCCGTCCGAGCTGATCATGCCGCTAGCTGGATTCACTGTCTCGAAAGGAGATATGGACTTTCAGTATGCCGTGCTGGCTGGTGTGGTGGGGACAATCTTAGGAACGCTGCTCTGGTACTATGGTGGACTTTTGATCGGCGAGAAGCGAATTCGAGAACTGGCAGATCGCTATGGCAAATGGATCGGCGTAACCGGTCAAGACATTGATAAAGTCAATCGTTGGTTTTACAAACATGGAACCAAAGCCGTTTTATTTGGGCGACTCGTTCCCGGCATTCGCACGTTGATCTCGCTCCCTGCGGGGTTAAGTGGAATGCGACTCATGCCGTTTTTGGTGTATTCCACGATCGGGACAACGATTTGGACTGCCGCTTTAACGTATGTTGGGTATGTTTTGGGCGACCAGTATGAATTGGTGGATGAATATCTTGCGCCTGTTTCTAAGATTGTTCTCGGCATTTTAGTCATCGCCTTTGTGGTTTGGTTAATTCGACATCGAAAGGCTTCCCAATAA
- a CDS encoding GumC family protein: METKQYSEDFDLQNYWLILKRRWLTAATVLAATVGLVGLATSMQRPSFEANGRLLVQSNRTTSLTGVGEKVGTLESLKREGNPLDTQAVVVTSYPILQRVIDTLQLKNSKGRPMDPEELSKQLKVEAVPTTDILNLKYSDNDAEMAANVVNQIMKAYIDNNLKTNQEEANKAGRFIESQLPRAEAELQKASEELRLFRTQNQIVDLERESAANINSLSLLQDQLNQARSQLADVARQEQVVRDQLGLETGQAIDLASLSQSPGVQEALSQLQQVQTRLVTEQARFKSTTPQIQTLQQQEQDLNALLQSRVSEAVGASVQVAPGALQVGDIKRKLAESLATLQSQKLGLEGRVGTLAGLQSSFRSRMAATPTLVKQQSELERKQDLAQKAYENLTSRLQEIQVARNQQVGNARVLQNALVPTQPTGRMRLILLAAGTMIGLLLGVAAAFFRDMMDKSLKTVKEAEAQYGYTMLGLVPKFETSDTPTIVSPSADDISPRVIAMTSPRSMIHEAYQMLQANLKFMSLDKKVKTIVISSAVPREGKSEVAANLAATMAQSGRKVLLVDADMRNPSQHHLWGIVNSVGLSNVVVDQSELRQAVKPITNNLSILTAGVMPPNPLAILDSEAMTTLLETIAKDYDYVLFDTPPLAGTADAAVLGKMADGVLITVRPGVADAGSISAAKSLLDRSEPNILGLVANGVNVRYEPDSYFYYTSPREQVSERGEGARSVRSLLTK, encoded by the coding sequence ATGGAGACCAAGCAATATTCTGAAGACTTCGATCTTCAAAACTATTGGCTTATCCTGAAACGCCGTTGGTTAACTGCTGCTACTGTTCTTGCAGCAACCGTTGGGCTGGTTGGGCTAGCTACTTCGATGCAACGTCCTAGCTTTGAAGCAAACGGGCGACTCTTAGTTCAGTCAAACCGCACGACCTCTTTAACCGGAGTCGGTGAAAAAGTCGGGACACTGGAATCGCTCAAGCGCGAGGGTAACCCGCTTGACACGCAAGCGGTTGTCGTTACGTCGTATCCGATCTTGCAGCGTGTGATCGATACTCTGCAGTTGAAAAACTCCAAGGGTCGTCCGATGGATCCCGAGGAACTCAGCAAGCAGCTCAAGGTTGAGGCAGTGCCGACAACGGACATTCTCAACTTGAAGTACAGCGATAATGACGCAGAGATGGCAGCAAACGTGGTCAACCAGATCATGAAGGCTTACATCGACAATAATCTGAAGACGAACCAAGAAGAAGCAAATAAAGCAGGTCGCTTTATTGAAAGCCAACTGCCGCGAGCGGAAGCAGAGTTGCAAAAAGCCTCTGAAGAGTTACGCCTATTTAGAACTCAAAATCAGATTGTAGATTTAGAACGCGAATCCGCTGCAAATATTAATTCGCTCTCGCTCCTACAAGATCAGCTCAACCAAGCGCGATCGCAGTTAGCAGATGTCGCCCGTCAAGAGCAAGTCGTGCGCGATCAGTTAGGGTTAGAGACAGGGCAAGCAATCGATCTCGCTTCACTCAGCCAGTCGCCTGGAGTTCAAGAAGCCTTGAGCCAATTGCAACAAGTCCAAACTCGTTTGGTCACTGAGCAAGCTCGCTTCAAGAGCACCACTCCGCAAATTCAGACCTTGCAGCAACAAGAGCAAGACTTGAATGCACTACTGCAATCTCGGGTGAGCGAAGCAGTCGGAGCAAGTGTGCAAGTTGCTCCTGGTGCGCTACAAGTCGGCGATATCAAGCGGAAATTAGCAGAGAGCCTAGCCACTCTGCAGTCGCAAAAATTAGGGTTAGAGGGCCGTGTAGGAACGCTTGCTGGATTGCAGTCAAGCTTCCGCAGTCGCATGGCAGCAACCCCAACATTAGTGAAACAGCAAAGCGAATTAGAGCGTAAGCAAGACTTAGCACAGAAGGCTTATGAGAATCTCACAAGCCGCTTGCAAGAAATTCAAGTTGCAAGAAATCAGCAAGTTGGCAACGCCCGTGTGCTACAAAACGCGCTTGTTCCGACACAGCCAACCGGACGGATGCGGTTGATTCTCTTAGCCGCAGGCACAATGATCGGCTTGCTCTTGGGAGTTGCGGCAGCATTCTTTAGAGACATGATGGACAAGTCGCTGAAGACGGTCAAAGAAGCCGAAGCGCAATACGGCTACACAATGTTGGGGTTAGTTCCGAAGTTTGAAACCAGTGATACGCCAACGATCGTTTCGCCGAGTGCCGATGACATTTCGCCACGGGTGATTGCAATGACTTCACCGCGATCGATGATTCATGAAGCTTATCAGATGCTGCAAGCCAATCTGAAGTTTATGAGTCTCGACAAGAAAGTGAAGACGATCGTAATCAGCAGTGCGGTACCCCGTGAAGGTAAGTCTGAAGTAGCAGCGAACTTAGCCGCTACGATGGCACAGTCGGGTCGCAAAGTCTTGCTCGTCGATGCCGATATGCGAAATCCCTCGCAGCATCACTTGTGGGGCATTGTCAACTCGGTTGGGTTGAGTAACGTGGTTGTCGATCAGAGCGAACTGCGCCAAGCAGTCAAGCCGATTACGAACAATCTTTCGATTCTGACTGCGGGTGTCATGCCACCGAATCCCCTGGCAATTTTGGATTCTGAAGCAATGACGACCTTGTTAGAAACGATTGCTAAGGATTATGATTACGTCCTGTTTGATACGCCACCCCTAGCGGGAACTGCAGATGCGGCTGTCCTAGGCAAAATGGCGGATGGCGTCTTGATCACAGTTCGTCCAGGCGTAGCTGATGCTGGCAGCATCTCTGCTGCTAAATCTTTACTCGATCGCTCTGAGCCAAATATTCTAGGCCTGGTTGCGAATGGAGTCAACGTGCGTTATGAGCCGGACAGCTACTTCTACTACACCAGCCCGCGTGAGCAGGTTTCGGAACGGGGAGAAGGTGCGCGTTCAGTCCGTTCGTTACTGACAAAATAG